The Thiogranum longum genome includes a region encoding these proteins:
- a CDS encoding CvpA family protein has protein sequence MIWVDYFILAIITISALLSLWRGFFKEALSLVTWVAALWVAMLYFGDFSGYLSQWIETPSVRRWVAFAVLFVATVIAGGVVNFLVGKLVEKSGLSATDRALGMVFGVARGAVIVAVLVMLAGLTSVPQDPWWNESLLLAHFQDMAMWLRSFLPASIAENIQFG, from the coding sequence TTGATCTGGGTCGATTACTTCATTCTGGCGATCATCACAATTTCTGCGCTACTGAGCTTGTGGCGCGGATTTTTCAAGGAAGCACTGTCGCTGGTGACCTGGGTAGCGGCATTGTGGGTGGCGATGCTGTATTTCGGTGATTTCAGCGGTTACCTGTCGCAGTGGATCGAAACCCCGTCAGTACGCCGATGGGTGGCGTTTGCCGTTCTGTTTGTGGCGACAGTCATTGCGGGTGGCGTAGTGAATTTCCTGGTTGGCAAGCTGGTGGAGAAATCCGGGCTTAGCGCGACTGACCGGGCGCTGGGTATGGTGTTTGGTGTGGCACGTGGTGCCGTAATCGTGGCCGTACTGGTAATGCTGGCAGGATTGACATCAGTGCCGCAGGATCCCTGGTGGAACGAGTCGCTGCTGCTGGCGCATTTTCAGGACATGGCGATGTGGTTGCGCAGTTTTCTGCCCGCCAGCATCGCGGAAAACATTCAATTCGGGTAA
- the accD gene encoding acetyl-CoA carboxylase, carboxyltransferase subunit beta, translating into MSWFEKLMPSRIRTDNKDKRAVPEGLWSKCPACDAVLYRAELERNQDVCPKCDQHMRIGARRRLDLFLDPEPREEIGAEVLPADPLKFRDSKKYIDRLKAAQKATGETDALIAMRGQVEGIPLVAAAFEFGFMGGSMGSVVGERFVRAVSSSLDHNIPLVCFSASGGARMQEALFSLMQMAKTSAALGRLSGAGIPFISVMTDPTMGGVSASLAMLGDVNIAEPKALIGFAGPRVIEQTVRETLPEGFQRSEFLLEHGTVDLIIDRREMRERIASLLSMLTHREPVNQ; encoded by the coding sequence ATGAGCTGGTTTGAAAAACTGATGCCTTCGCGCATCAGAACCGATAACAAGGACAAGCGCGCTGTGCCGGAAGGCCTGTGGAGCAAGTGTCCGGCCTGTGATGCGGTGTTGTATCGTGCTGAACTGGAGCGTAACCAGGATGTCTGCCCCAAGTGCGACCAACACATGCGCATCGGTGCGCGACGGCGTCTCGATCTGTTTCTCGATCCGGAACCACGCGAGGAAATCGGTGCCGAAGTATTACCGGCTGACCCGCTGAAGTTCCGTGACAGCAAGAAGTACATCGATCGCTTAAAGGCGGCCCAGAAAGCGACAGGTGAAACTGATGCATTAATTGCCATGCGTGGCCAGGTGGAAGGTATTCCACTGGTTGCCGCCGCTTTTGAATTCGGCTTTATGGGTGGTTCCATGGGTTCGGTGGTCGGCGAACGTTTTGTGCGTGCCGTGAGCAGCAGTCTGGATCACAATATTCCGCTGGTATGCTTTTCAGCCAGTGGTGGCGCGCGCATGCAGGAAGCCCTGTTCTCGCTGATGCAGATGGCCAAAACCAGCGCTGCACTGGGGCGTCTTTCAGGAGCCGGCATACCGTTTATTTCTGTCATGACCGATCCTACCATGGGCGGTGTGTCTGCCAGTCTTGCCATGCTCGGTGACGTTAATATTGCCGAGCCCAAGGCCCTGATCGGTTTTGCCGGTCCGCGCGTGATTGAGCAGACTGTGAGAGAAACCCTCCCGGAGGGTTTTCAACGCAGTGAGTTCCTGCTTGAACACGGTACCGTGGATCTGATTATTGATCGCCGTGAAATGCGTGAGCGAATTGCGTCGTTGTTGTCTATGCTCACGCACCGCGAACCGGTTAACCAGTGA
- a CDS encoding O-succinylhomoserine sulfhydrylase: MPDNKDRSPGLETLAVRAGQHRTSEGEHSEPIFPTSSYVFDSAAAAAARFSGEEPGNIYSRFTNPTVRTFEERLAAMEGGERCVATASGMSAIYATCAGLLRSGDHVVSSRSIFGSTTLLFTNFLQKFGIETTFVSQEDVDEWARAIRPETKLLFLETPSNPLTAIADIRALADLAHAHDCLLAVDNCFCTPVLQRPLELGADIVIHSATKYLDGQGRCVGGAVVGSRDIVGEGVYGFLRTCGPSMSPFNAWVFLKGLETLSLRMKAHCCSSQVLAEWLQEQPTVERVFYPGLASHPQHALASTQQSGYGGIVSFEVKGGQTAAWKVIDSTQICSITANLGDAKTTITHPATTTHGRLTPEQRAEAGISDGLVRVAVGLETLDDLIDDLQHGL, from the coding sequence ATGCCTGACAACAAAGACAGATCGCCTGGGCTGGAAACCCTTGCAGTACGCGCGGGGCAGCACCGCACGTCAGAAGGCGAGCATTCGGAGCCGATCTTCCCGACATCGAGTTACGTGTTCGATTCGGCGGCTGCAGCAGCTGCACGTTTTTCCGGTGAGGAACCCGGTAATATCTATTCCCGTTTCACCAACCCGACCGTGCGCACATTCGAGGAACGCCTGGCAGCAATGGAAGGGGGGGAGCGATGCGTGGCCACTGCTTCCGGGATGTCAGCAATCTATGCGACCTGTGCCGGCCTGTTAAGGAGTGGTGATCATGTCGTGTCATCACGCAGTATTTTCGGCAGCACCACCTTGCTGTTCACCAACTTCCTGCAGAAATTCGGTATCGAAACCACTTTTGTTTCGCAGGAAGACGTAGACGAGTGGGCCCGGGCAATTCGTCCGGAGACAAAACTACTGTTCCTGGAAACACCTTCAAATCCGCTTACGGCCATTGCCGATATTCGCGCACTGGCGGATCTGGCCCATGCACATGATTGCCTGCTGGCCGTGGACAACTGTTTTTGTACTCCCGTGTTGCAGCGCCCGCTCGAACTTGGCGCCGATATTGTTATTCATTCTGCCACCAAGTATCTCGATGGTCAGGGTCGCTGTGTCGGTGGCGCAGTTGTCGGTTCCCGGGACATTGTGGGTGAGGGTGTGTACGGATTCCTGCGGACCTGTGGGCCGAGCATGAGTCCATTCAATGCGTGGGTATTCCTGAAAGGACTGGAAACGCTGTCGCTGCGCATGAAGGCGCATTGCTGCTCGTCCCAGGTGCTGGCTGAATGGTTGCAGGAACAGCCGACGGTAGAGCGGGTGTTCTATCCCGGGCTGGCATCGCATCCGCAGCATGCGCTGGCCAGTACCCAGCAGTCGGGTTATGGCGGTATTGTGTCATTTGAAGTGAAGGGTGGTCAGACAGCGGCGTGGAAGGTGATCGACAGTACGCAAATCTGTTCCATTACGGCCAACCTGGGTGATGCAAAGACAACAATAACGCATCCGGCAACCACTACGCATGGTCGCCTGACACCGGAACAGCGTGCAGAAGCGGGTATTTCGGACGGTCTGGTTCGGGTTGCCGTGGGCCTGGAAACGCTGGACGACCTGATAGACGACCTTCAGCACGGTCTTTGA
- the trpA gene encoding tryptophan synthase subunit alpha, producing MSRIPARFDTLRSKGRKALIPYITAGDPQPDVTVPLMHALVKAGADLLELGVPFSDPMADGPVIQAACERALKHHISLHHVLEMVREFRQTDSETPVILMGYLNPIEVMGYETFAKAAESAGVDGALTVDLPPEEGCELVAALKTHGIDTIFLAAPTSSDERIRLMAKNGGGFLYYVSFKGVTGANRLDVQSVKNKLDQIRANTDLPVGVGFGIRDAESAAQVAGVADAVVVGSALVNRIAALVDEPARIVAEAPQVIAEMRAAMDAS from the coding sequence ATGAGTCGTATTCCCGCCCGTTTCGACACGCTTCGCAGCAAGGGCCGTAAAGCGCTGATACCCTATATAACCGCCGGCGATCCACAGCCCGACGTGACGGTGCCGCTGATGCATGCGCTGGTAAAAGCCGGGGCCGACCTGCTGGAACTCGGTGTGCCGTTTTCTGATCCGATGGCGGACGGCCCGGTGATCCAGGCCGCCTGTGAACGTGCGCTGAAGCATCACATCAGTTTGCACCACGTGCTGGAAATGGTGCGGGAATTTCGCCAGACGGATAGCGAAACGCCGGTGATCCTGATGGGCTATCTCAACCCGATCGAGGTCATGGGCTACGAGACTTTCGCAAAGGCGGCAGAATCTGCTGGTGTTGACGGTGCGTTGACCGTGGACCTTCCGCCGGAAGAAGGCTGTGAACTGGTCGCTGCCCTGAAAACACACGGAATTGATACCATTTTCCTTGCTGCACCGACCAGCAGTGATGAACGTATCCGTCTGATGGCGAAAAACGGTGGTGGTTTCCTATACTATGTCTCCTTCAAGGGTGTGACCGGTGCCAACCGGCTGGATGTGCAGTCCGTAAAGAACAAGCTGGACCAGATTCGCGCCAATACGGATTTGCCGGTGGGTGTAGGTTTCGGGATTCGCGATGCCGAGTCGGCCGCACAGGTCGCAGGCGTGGCCGATGCCGTGGTGGTTGGCAGCGCACTGGTGAATCGCATTGCGGCGCTGGTGGATGAGCCGGCCCGTATCGTGGCAGAAGCGCCACAGGTAATCGCCGAAATGCGTGCGGCGATGGACGCGAGTTAA
- a CDS encoding phosphoribosylanthranilate isomerase, with amino-acid sequence MRTRVKICGITRAQDGQAAAQAGADAIGLVFYASSPRYVEPQQAAAICAALPPFVSVVGLFVNAPRKQVEAVLQQVPIDLLQFHGNETADQCEGFGRPYIKAIGMKDGVDVAAQVQAHPNAGGFLLDAWQPDIHGGGGVAFDWTQVPATGERPVILAGGLAPDNVEQAIRQTRPWAVDVSSGVEQDKGIKSVQKIEAFIRGVVRGDTMQ; translated from the coding sequence ATGCGAACCCGTGTCAAAATCTGTGGGATAACCCGAGCGCAGGACGGTCAGGCGGCCGCGCAGGCCGGGGCTGACGCTATCGGGCTGGTCTTTTATGCCTCCAGTCCGCGCTACGTGGAGCCGCAGCAGGCAGCGGCTATCTGCGCGGCCCTGCCGCCGTTTGTCAGCGTGGTGGGGCTGTTCGTGAATGCCCCGCGTAAACAGGTCGAGGCAGTACTCCAGCAAGTACCCATCGATTTGTTGCAGTTTCACGGTAACGAGACTGCCGACCAGTGTGAAGGTTTTGGCCGGCCCTATATCAAGGCAATCGGTATGAAGGATGGCGTTGATGTCGCGGCGCAGGTGCAGGCGCACCCGAATGCCGGCGGGTTTCTGTTAGATGCCTGGCAGCCGGATATTCACGGTGGTGGCGGTGTGGCTTTTGACTGGACGCAGGTGCCTGCAACGGGCGAACGACCTGTCATACTGGCTGGCGGACTTGCGCCCGACAATGTTGAGCAGGCCATACGTCAGACCCGACCCTGGGCCGTCGATGTCAGCAGTGGCGTCGAGCAGGACAAGGGCATCAAGTCGGTGCAAAAAATTGAAGCATTTATACGAGGTGTAGTACGTGGCGACACAATGCAGTGA
- the purF gene encoding amidophosphoribosyltransferase, which produces MCGIVGIVSNGAVNQSIYDALTILQHRGQDAAGIMTCEGSQLYLRKSNGLVRDVFHTRHMLRLRGKMGIGHVRYPTAGCESSAEAQPFYVNSPYGLTLAHNGNLVNAESLKKNLFREDLRHINTDSDSEVLLNVFAHELQRRGKLRINADDVFAAVSGVHQRCKGAYAAVAMITGFGVVAFRDPHGVRPLVYGRRKNSEGYDYMAASESVALDSLGFELIDDVRPGEAVFLGYDGSIVTRQCADQPSYSPCIFEHVYLARPDSIIDNVSVYKARLRMGEALAEKIERERPQHDIDVVIPIPDTSRTAALQLANTLGIKYREGFIKNRYIGRTFIMPGQQQRKKSVRQKLNAIELEFRDKNVMLVDDSIVRGTTSQQIIQMARDAGARNVYFASAAPPVRYPNVYGIDMPTKDELIAHGRTVEQIAEEIGADWLVFQALDDLVEAVRKGNPDISEFDCSVFTGEYVTGGVDAEYLDHIEQLRSDAAKQDRRLADHEVIELHNNA; this is translated from the coding sequence GTGTGTGGCATAGTCGGTATTGTTTCAAATGGTGCGGTCAATCAGTCAATTTATGACGCGCTGACCATTCTCCAGCATCGCGGGCAGGACGCTGCCGGTATCATGACCTGCGAGGGTAGTCAGCTCTACCTGCGCAAGAGTAATGGTCTGGTGCGCGATGTCTTTCACACCCGCCACATGCTGCGGCTGCGCGGCAAGATGGGCATAGGTCATGTCCGTTATCCCACGGCGGGTTGTGAAAGTTCGGCAGAAGCCCAGCCTTTCTATGTGAATTCACCCTATGGCCTGACGCTGGCACACAATGGCAACCTGGTGAATGCCGAGTCGCTGAAAAAGAATCTGTTTCGCGAAGATCTGCGTCATATCAATACGGATTCCGATTCTGAAGTATTGCTCAATGTGTTCGCCCATGAGTTACAGCGGCGTGGCAAGTTGCGCATCAATGCCGATGATGTGTTTGCTGCCGTCTCCGGCGTGCACCAGCGCTGCAAGGGTGCATATGCAGCGGTGGCCATGATTACCGGTTTCGGAGTCGTGGCATTCCGTGACCCGCACGGTGTGCGGCCACTGGTGTATGGCCGCCGTAAAAACAGTGAGGGCTATGATTACATGGCGGCTTCCGAGAGCGTCGCACTCGACTCACTGGGTTTTGAGCTGATCGATGACGTACGCCCGGGCGAGGCGGTATTTCTCGGTTACGATGGCAGTATCGTAACGCGCCAGTGCGCCGATCAACCATCATATTCGCCGTGTATATTCGAACACGTCTACCTGGCGCGTCCTGATTCCATTATTGATAATGTCTCTGTCTACAAGGCGCGTTTGCGCATGGGCGAGGCGCTGGCAGAAAAGATCGAGCGTGAACGTCCGCAGCACGATATCGACGTCGTGATCCCCATCCCGGATACCAGCCGCACGGCAGCCTTGCAGCTGGCCAATACGCTGGGCATCAAGTACCGCGAAGGTTTTATCAAGAACCGCTATATCGGCCGCACCTTTATCATGCCCGGTCAGCAGCAGCGCAAGAAGTCGGTGCGCCAGAAACTCAATGCCATTGAGCTGGAATTTCGCGACAAGAACGTGATGCTGGTGGATGACTCCATTGTGCGGGGTACGACATCACAGCAGATCATACAGATGGCACGCGATGCCGGTGCCCGCAATGTCTACTTTGCCTCGGCTGCGCCGCCGGTACGCTATCCCAACGTCTACGGTATCGATATGCCGACCAAGGATGAGCTGATTGCGCATGGTCGCACGGTGGAGCAGATTGCAGAGGAAATCGGCGCTGACTGGCTGGTGTTCCAGGCGCTCGATGACCTGGTCGAGGCGGTGCGCAAGGGTAATCCCGATATCAGCGAATTCGACTGCTCGGTGTTTACCGGTGAGTATGTAACCGGTGGCGTGGATGCTGAATACCTCGATCACATCGAGCAGCTGCGCAGCGATGCCGCCAAGCAGGACCGCCGACTGGCTGACCATGAGGTCATCGAGCTGCACAATAATGCTTGA
- the trpB gene encoding tryptophan synthase subunit beta has protein sequence MATQCSDLSGLPDADGHFGPYGGKFVAETLMGPLEELRQAYEKFCGDADFQREIDEDLAHFVGRPSPLYHAERWSKQLGGAQIYLKREDLNHTGAHKVNNTIGQALLAKRMGKKRVIAETGAGQHGVATATVAARFGMQCVVYMGAEDIQRQAINVYRMRLLGAEVVAVESGSKTLKDALNEAMRDWVTNVDDTFYIIGTVAGPHPYPAMVRDFQTIIGREARAQMMERVGRLPDALIACVGGGSNAIGLFYPFLEDKDVAMYGVEGGGDGIKSGRHAAPLCAGNPGVLHGNRTYLMEDADGQIIETHSVSAGLDYPGVGPEHAWLKDCGRAQYVAATDQQALDAFHDLTRTEGIIPALESSHALAYAKQLAPTLDKDKILLVNLSGRGDKDIHTVAGLEGIKV, from the coding sequence GTGGCGACACAATGCAGTGATTTATCCGGGTTGCCGGATGCCGACGGGCATTTCGGACCGTATGGCGGAAAGTTCGTTGCCGAGACCCTGATGGGGCCGCTGGAAGAGCTTCGGCAGGCTTACGAAAAGTTTTGTGGAGATGCAGATTTTCAGCGTGAGATAGACGAGGACCTGGCGCATTTTGTCGGACGCCCGTCACCGCTCTACCACGCCGAACGCTGGAGCAAACAGCTGGGTGGTGCGCAAATCTATCTCAAGCGCGAAGACCTGAATCACACCGGCGCGCACAAGGTAAACAACACCATCGGCCAGGCGCTGCTGGCAAAACGCATGGGCAAGAAACGCGTCATTGCCGAGACCGGCGCCGGACAGCACGGCGTGGCAACGGCAACCGTGGCGGCGCGTTTTGGTATGCAATGCGTCGTCTACATGGGTGCGGAAGATATCCAGCGCCAGGCCATCAACGTGTACCGCATGCGTCTGCTGGGTGCCGAGGTGGTGGCGGTGGAGTCCGGTTCAAAGACGCTCAAGGATGCCCTCAACGAGGCAATGCGTGACTGGGTAACCAATGTCGACGATACCTTCTACATTATCGGTACCGTGGCTGGCCCACATCCTTACCCGGCGATGGTGCGTGACTTCCAGACTATTATCGGACGTGAGGCACGCGCACAGATGATGGAGCGGGTCGGTCGTCTGCCCGATGCGCTGATCGCCTGTGTGGGCGGTGGTTCCAATGCCATTGGTCTGTTCTATCCGTTCCTGGAAGATAAAGATGTTGCCATGTACGGTGTGGAAGGCGGGGGTGACGGTATTAAAAGTGGTCGCCATGCGGCGCCGCTGTGTGCCGGTAATCCCGGCGTTTTGCACGGTAATCGCACCTATCTTATGGAAGACGCCGACGGTCAGATCATCGAGACCCATTCCGTCTCGGCCGGCCTGGATTACCCGGGCGTCGGTCCCGAGCACGCCTGGCTGAAAGACTGTGGTCGCGCCCAATATGTCGCTGCCACGGATCAGCAGGCGCTGGATGCGTTCCACGATCTGACGCGAACCGAAGGCATCATTCCGGCACTCGAGTCCAGCCACGCGCTGGCTTATGCCAAACAGCTTGCGCCTACGCTCGACAAGGACAAGATCCTGCTGGTGAACCTGTCCGGTCGTGGCGACAAGGACATCCATACCGTGGCCGGGCTGGAGGGCATCAAGGTATGA
- a CDS encoding SPOR domain-containing protein, translating into MKQRLVGAIVLVALGVIFIPMLLEGPNRTLVPEMDKIPEPETLAPELPLEPFPPLREPVPASRAILTEPAGAKVAQQSSPPTQAVEEPVPAPEPAVIVPPAPVAAPAKPLPIEKPVTEPLKGSWVVQVVSLSSESNALALRDKLRKGGFATQVEQVRVDGKARYRVRVGPFLDRAEADRVRKQVAERFDQNGRVMSYP; encoded by the coding sequence TTGAAGCAAAGACTGGTAGGCGCGATAGTACTGGTAGCACTGGGTGTAATTTTTATCCCCATGTTGCTGGAAGGCCCGAATCGAACACTGGTGCCGGAGATGGACAAAATACCGGAGCCTGAAACCCTGGCGCCGGAACTGCCACTGGAACCCTTTCCCCCGCTTCGTGAACCCGTACCGGCAAGTCGGGCCATCCTGACAGAGCCTGCCGGCGCCAAAGTCGCGCAACAGTCCTCTCCGCCGACGCAAGCCGTTGAAGAACCAGTGCCTGCACCAGAGCCGGCTGTGATTGTGCCGCCAGCGCCCGTCGCGGCACCGGCAAAGCCCCTGCCGATTGAAAAGCCGGTAACCGAGCCACTTAAAGGTAGCTGGGTCGTGCAGGTAGTCAGTCTGTCGAGTGAATCGAATGCCCTGGCGTTGCGGGACAAACTGCGCAAGGGCGGTTTTGCGACCCAGGTCGAGCAGGTGCGGGTGGATGGCAAGGCCCGCTACCGGGTGCGCGTTGGACCTTTCCTGGATCGTGCCGAGGCGGACCGCGTCAGAAAACAGGTCGCGGAGCGTTTCGACCAGAATGGCCGGGTAATGTCGTATCCGTAA
- a CDS encoding SIMPL domain-containing protein (The SIMPL domain is named for its presence in mouse protein SIMPL (signalling molecule that associates with mouse pelle-like kinase). Bacterial member BP26, from Brucella, was shown to assemble into a channel-like structure, while YggE from E. coli has been associated with resistance to oxidative stress.), with amino-acid sequence MDKRAISYFLPLLAAMFWHALAHAEAIPVGDRVSFHVEASREVQNDQVSAVLQAQAEDRDAAKLADEINRTMSWALQQVKTGKGVMPQSGNYRTYPVYEDRKIVRWRGVQELHLESRDVEALSRLLGSLQARLQIQSMQFSVSTGTRDAIEDELIAEALDAFRKRASLIAKSLKASGYALLDINIGGAGRPPVVPMRMESAARVSAASVAPPAVEQGSSSISVQVSGSIHLLRE; translated from the coding sequence ATGGACAAACGGGCTATTTCATATTTTCTGCCACTGCTGGCGGCGATGTTCTGGCACGCCCTGGCGCATGCTGAAGCAATACCGGTCGGCGACCGGGTCAGTTTTCACGTCGAGGCCAGTCGCGAGGTGCAGAATGACCAGGTTTCCGCAGTACTTCAGGCGCAAGCCGAGGATCGAGACGCAGCAAAGCTGGCGGATGAGATCAACCGTACCATGAGCTGGGCTCTTCAGCAGGTGAAAACCGGGAAGGGCGTTATGCCACAGAGCGGGAACTACCGCACCTATCCGGTTTATGAAGATCGCAAAATTGTGCGTTGGCGGGGTGTGCAGGAGCTGCATCTGGAATCACGTGATGTGGAGGCGCTCAGCCGCTTGCTGGGCAGCTTGCAGGCACGCCTGCAAATCCAGTCGATGCAATTTTCCGTATCTACTGGCACGCGTGATGCCATCGAGGATGAGCTGATTGCAGAAGCATTGGACGCGTTCCGGAAGCGTGCATCGCTGATTGCCAAAAGCCTGAAAGCCAGCGGGTATGCCCTGCTTGATATCAATATCGGTGGTGCAGGCCGACCACCGGTTGTGCCCATGCGTATGGAAAGTGCCGCCCGGGTCAGCGCAGCATCGGTGGCGCCACCGGCGGTAGAGCAGGGTAGCAGCAGCATCAGCGTGCAGGTCAGTGGTTCGATTCACCTGCTGAGAGAGTAA
- a CDS encoding ferritin-like domain-containing protein: MQNLFDQAKRCLDCSDPVEKLALTAQTFTALLAGDLSLESCHAPLPFSDAGRPRRPRLVAPRALPRRSPASREGRIALLHAIAHIEFNAINLAWDAVYRFRGLPDRYYHDWSRVAAEEAYHFRLLAARLAELGSSYGDMDAHDGLWATAARTAHDPLVRMALVPRVLEARGLDVTPGMIERLDKVGDNATVGLLEIILRDEIGHVEIGTRWFRHLCAQRRLDSGQTFQRLLSEYMQGQVRPPFHYEARRRAGFSDSEMRHLEVMAKKDGK; this comes from the coding sequence ATGCAGAACCTGTTCGACCAGGCTAAACGTTGCCTTGATTGCAGCGATCCGGTTGAGAAGCTGGCGCTGACGGCGCAAACATTTACAGCGCTGTTGGCCGGGGACCTCAGCCTGGAATCCTGTCATGCACCGCTGCCCTTCAGCGATGCCGGTCGTCCGCGTCGTCCCAGGCTGGTAGCGCCGCGGGCACTGCCGCGTCGCAGCCCGGCAAGTCGGGAAGGTCGTATTGCCCTGCTGCATGCCATTGCGCATATCGAGTTCAATGCCATTAACCTGGCATGGGATGCGGTATATCGTTTTCGTGGCCTCCCGGACCGCTACTATCATGACTGGTCGCGTGTTGCCGCCGAAGAGGCTTACCATTTCCGTTTGCTGGCCGCACGACTGGCTGAGCTGGGCTCATCATACGGTGACATGGATGCACACGACGGCCTGTGGGCAACGGCTGCGCGTACTGCCCATGATCCGCTGGTGCGTATGGCGCTGGTGCCACGTGTACTGGAAGCGCGGGGACTGGACGTGACGCCCGGTATGATTGAGCGGCTGGACAAGGTTGGTGATAATGCTACCGTGGGGTTGCTCGAAATTATCCTGCGCGACGAAATTGGCCACGTGGAAATAGGGACGCGCTGGTTCCGCCACCTGTGCGCGCAGCGCCGGCTGGATTCCGGGCAGACTTTTCAACGCTTGCTCTCGGAATATATGCAGGGGCAGGTGAGGCCGCCGTTTCATTACGAAGCACGTCGTCGCGCCGGTTTCAGCGACAGTGAAATGCGTCACCTTGAGGTGATGGCAAAAAAGGATGGTAAGTAA
- the folC gene encoding bifunctional tetrahydrofolate synthase/dihydrofolate synthase produces MTRFNTLSDWLAWQETLHPRTIDLGLDRVAAVARKLDCLQPAPVVVTVAGTNGKGSTLAMLEAVLRRAGYRTGCYTSPHLLHYNERLRIDGEVVADHRWCDAFAHIDRQRGETSLTYFEFGTLAALDIMQRGSLDVALLEVGLGGRLDAVNIVDADVAIVTSIGLDHTDWLGDTREAIGLEKAGIFRAGRPAICGDAFPPDSLLEKAVEVAADLQVIGRDFRLRHSGKRWHWQGRDSHYQDLPWPALPGAHQLANAATALAALETLNDRLPVTESAVVGGLKWVALPGRVQVLPGKVEQVLDVAHNAQAALALVDALRHRPLSGATHAVIGMMRDKDIDAFVEALRGQVDHWYPVGLDVDRALSPQQFTAHLQQTHADGPVTICPSVAEALEALAGQVQTGDRILVCGSFYTVAEWSALDTNFD; encoded by the coding sequence GTGACCCGTTTTAACACCCTGTCTGACTGGCTTGCCTGGCAGGAGACACTACACCCGCGCACCATTGACCTCGGCCTGGACCGTGTAGCGGCGGTCGCCCGCAAGCTCGATTGTCTGCAACCGGCGCCCGTTGTTGTCACCGTTGCCGGCACCAATGGCAAGGGCTCGACACTGGCCATGCTGGAAGCTGTTTTGCGTCGTGCCGGTTACCGTACAGGTTGTTACACCTCACCCCATCTGTTGCACTACAACGAACGACTGCGTATTGACGGTGAAGTGGTCGCTGATCATCGCTGGTGTGATGCATTTGCGCATATCGACCGGCAGCGTGGGGAAACTTCATTGACCTACTTCGAGTTCGGGACACTGGCCGCGCTGGATATCATGCAGCGTGGCTCACTGGATGTCGCGTTACTGGAAGTCGGGCTGGGCGGTCGCCTGGATGCGGTCAACATCGTGGATGCGGATGTGGCGATCGTGACGTCAATCGGGCTGGATCATACCGACTGGCTGGGTGACACGCGTGAAGCGATCGGTCTGGAAAAAGCCGGTATTTTTCGTGCCGGCCGGCCGGCGATATGCGGTGATGCTTTCCCGCCGGACAGTCTGCTGGAGAAGGCGGTCGAGGTGGCTGCAGACCTGCAGGTGATCGGGCGTGACTTTCGTCTGCGCCACAGCGGCAAGCGCTGGCACTGGCAGGGCAGGGACAGCCATTACCAGGACTTGCCCTGGCCAGCCTTGCCGGGTGCCCACCAACTGGCCAATGCCGCTACTGCACTGGCAGCACTCGAGACTTTGAACGATCGCTTGCCGGTAACAGAGTCTGCAGTGGTCGGTGGGCTGAAATGGGTGGCTTTGCCAGGGCGTGTCCAGGTATTGCCGGGTAAAGTGGAACAGGTACTGGATGTGGCCCATAATGCCCAGGCTGCGCTGGCACTGGTAGACGCCTTGCGGCATCGGCCGTTGTCCGGTGCCACGCATGCGGTGATTGGCATGATGCGCGACAAGGATATTGACGCCTTTGTCGAGGCACTGCGCGGGCAGGTGGACCACTGGTATCCGGTAGGTCTGGACGTGGATCGTGCGCTTTCGCCGCAACAGTTTACGGCGCACCTGCAACAAACACATGCAGACGGGCCGGTGACCATCTGCCCGTCGGTTGCCGAAGCACTTGAGGCGCTGGCGGGTCAGGTGCAGACCGGTGACCGGATACTGGTGTGTGGATCGTTTTACACGGTGGCGGAATGGTCCGCACTCGATACAAATTTTGACTGA